The Methanocaldococcus jannaschii DSM 2661 genome has a segment encoding these proteins:
- a CDS encoding AAA family ATPase — protein sequence MSKIGFNPIKIKSFSKIKTYDDTLPSLKYVVLEPAGFPIRVSSENVKVSTDDPILFNIYARDQWIGEIVKEGDYLFDNSILPDYAFKVISTYPKEGGMITSETVFKLQTPKKVLRTQFKKAKFSEIIGQEEAKKKCRIIMKYLENPKLFGEWAPKNVLFYGPPGTGKTLMARALATETNSSFILVKAPELIGEHVGDASKMIRELYQRASESAPCIVFIDELDAIGLSREYQSLRGDVSEVVNALLTELDGIKENEGVVTIAATNNPAMLDPAIRSRFEEEIEFKLPNDEERLKIMELYAKKMPLPVKANLKEFVEKTKGFSGRDIKEKFLKPALHRAILEDRDYVSKEDLEWALKKILGNRREAPQHLYL from the coding sequence ATGAGTAAAATTGGATTTAATCCAATAAAAATAAAATCTTTTTCAAAGATTAAAACTTACGATGATACATTACCATCATTAAAGTACGTTGTATTAGAGCCTGCGGGATTCCCAATCAGGGTTAGTAGCGAGAACGTTAAAGTTTCTACTGATGATCCTATATTATTCAACATCTATGCGAGAGACCAGTGGATTGGCGAGATTGTTAAAGAGGGAGATTACTTATTTGATAACTCAATCCTTCCAGATTATGCTTTCAAGGTTATTTCAACTTATCCAAAAGAGGGAGGAATGATTACAAGCGAGACTGTCTTTAAATTACAAACTCCTAAAAAAGTTCTTAGAACACAGTTTAAAAAAGCTAAGTTCAGCGAGATTATTGGGCAGGAAGAGGCAAAGAAGAAGTGTAGAATTATTATGAAGTATTTAGAGAATCCAAAGCTCTTTGGAGAATGGGCTCCAAAGAATGTGTTGTTCTATGGTCCTCCAGGAACTGGAAAGACATTGATGGCAAGAGCTTTAGCTACAGAGACAAACTCCTCATTTATATTGGTGAAAGCTCCAGAGCTTATTGGAGAGCATGTTGGAGATGCTTCTAAAATGATTAGGGAGTTGTATCAAAGAGCATCTGAGAGTGCTCCATGTATAGTGTTTATTGATGAATTGGACGCTATAGGATTAAGTAGGGAATATCAATCATTGAGAGGAGATGTTTCTGAAGTAGTTAATGCACTATTAACTGAATTAGATGGAATTAAAGAAAATGAGGGAGTTGTAACTATAGCAGCGACAAACAACCCAGCGATGTTAGACCCAGCAATTAGAAGTAGGTTTGAGGAAGAGATTGAGTTTAAGTTACCAAATGATGAGGAGAGATTGAAGATTATGGAGCTTTATGCTAAAAAAATGCCACTTCCAGTTAAAGCTAACTTGAAGGAGTTTGTAGAGAAAACAAAAGGATTTAGCGGTAGAGATATCAAAGAGAAATTCCTAAAGCCAGCGTTACATAGAGCAATATTGGAAGACAGGGATTACGTTAGCAAGGAAGATTTAGAATGGGCGTTGAAGAAAATATTAGGCAATAGAAGAGAAGCTCCACAACACCTCTATCTCTAA
- a CDS encoding SDH family Clp fold serine proteinase: MTSMDMFFFLFIFLLFIYPEMMMRYRIMKRLRCIREIERQRGTRVIAMIHRQEALTFLGIPIYKFITIEDSEEILRAIRLTPEDMPIDLIIHTPGGLALASEQIALALKEHKAKTTVIIPHYAMSGGSLIALAADEIIMDKNAVMGPVDPQIGQYPAASILEAYYRKGEKVSDETLILVDISKKAIKQMEEFVYELLKDKYGDEKAKEIAKKLTSGTWTHDYPLTVSKLKELGIEVNTNVPRKVYELLELYPQPMGAKPSVYYIPVPYSKKESEKNAK, translated from the coding sequence ATGACATCGATGGATATGTTTTTCTTCTTATTCATATTTCTATTATTTATTTATCCAGAGATGATGATGAGATATAGGATAATGAAAAGGTTGAGATGTATAAGGGAGATTGAAAGACAGAGGGGAACAAGAGTTATAGCTATGATACATAGACAAGAAGCATTAACATTCTTAGGGATACCAATATATAAATTTATCACTATTGAAGATAGTGAAGAGATTTTGAGGGCTATTAGATTAACACCAGAAGATATGCCTATTGATTTAATCATTCATACTCCTGGAGGTTTAGCTTTAGCGAGTGAGCAGATAGCCTTAGCTTTAAAGGAACATAAGGCAAAAACAACAGTTATAATTCCACATTATGCGATGAGTGGAGGAAGTTTAATTGCCTTAGCTGCAGATGAAATAATTATGGATAAAAACGCTGTAATGGGGCCAGTAGATCCACAGATTGGGCAGTATCCTGCTGCATCTATCTTAGAGGCATACTATAGGAAGGGAGAAAAAGTAAGTGATGAGACATTAATATTGGTTGATATATCTAAAAAAGCTATTAAACAGATGGAAGAATTTGTTTATGAGTTGTTGAAAGATAAATATGGAGATGAAAAAGCTAAAGAAATCGCAAAAAAACTAACTTCAGGAACATGGACACATGATTACCCTTTAACAGTTAGTAAATTAAAAGAATTAGGTATTGAAGTTAATACAAATGTTCCAAGAAAGGTTTATGAGTTATTAGAGCTTTATCCACAACCAATGGGAGCCAAACCTTCAGTTTATTACATCCCTGTCCCATACAGCAAAAAAGAAAGTGAAAAAAATGCAAAATAA
- a CDS encoding DUF192 domain-containing protein, which produces MQNKKIKKVKVGNLEFEVVLADNFIKRAFGLMLRDIGDKAMLFLYKRRKIAMHTFFMLYPIDIIFIDKNRVVEAVRLKPWKTYKCKNYSTAMLEFKCSDIDLNEIIGEKVEFMR; this is translated from the coding sequence ATGCAAAATAAGAAAATTAAAAAAGTTAAAGTTGGAAATTTAGAATTTGAAGTTGTATTGGCAGATAATTTTATTAAAAGAGCTTTTGGTTTAATGCTTAGAGATATTGGAGATAAAGCTATGCTTTTCCTATACAAAAGAAGAAAGATAGCTATGCATACATTCTTTATGCTTTATCCTATTGATATAATTTTTATTGATAAAAATAGGGTTGTCGAAGCTGTAAGATTAAAGCCATGGAAAACCTACAAATGTAAAAATTACTCAACAGCAATGCTTGAATTTAAGTGTAGTGATATTGATTTAAATGAAATTATTGGAGAAAAAGTAGAATTTATGAGATGA
- a CDS encoding M20 family metallopeptidase: protein MIIMDYLKILEDLVKIRTDNRIGVKKAFKYLSNLFNNLGIKNTIIEGCFVAYKEKENFDLILNSHIDTVKIQSNFKKDDNNFYGTGVIDAKGNVVLMIHAFLNSNNSLLVISPDEETESNGIYNFCQYLRNKNKIQRGIKCIVGEPTDLNVCIGHKGRFEYIVESFGEARHASSQGLNPIEILSRVILDLKNLPLEKIKVDKIYSSSITPTIIKGGIQSNIIPDYAYVLFDVRSVEKDIIKKIDDFLSQKNYSKHIKSSLNPERHYANFYMLENKELINKLSKHFKISFFNATCEAYYFNKFLKADTIIYGVGKLELAHSKEEYLNLNDFDRGIKEVEKLAELMIE, encoded by the coding sequence ATGATAATTATGGATTATTTAAAAATCTTAGAGGATTTGGTGAAAATTAGGACGGATAATAGAATTGGTGTTAAAAAGGCATTTAAATATTTATCTAATCTTTTCAATAACTTAGGAATAAAAAATACTATCATTGAAGGATGCTTTGTAGCATATAAAGAAAAAGAAAACTTTGATTTGATATTAAATTCACATATAGACACTGTAAAGATTCAATCAAATTTTAAAAAAGATGATAACAATTTTTATGGGACTGGAGTTATAGATGCTAAAGGGAATGTGGTTTTAATGATTCATGCTTTTTTAAATAGCAATAACTCTCTATTAGTTATATCTCCTGATGAAGAAACAGAATCAAATGGTATTTACAATTTTTGCCAATATTTAAGAAATAAAAATAAAATTCAAAGAGGTATTAAATGCATAGTTGGAGAGCCTACTGACTTAAATGTTTGTATTGGACATAAAGGAAGATTTGAGTATATTGTTGAAAGTTTTGGGGAGGCGAGGCATGCCTCATCTCAAGGCCTAAATCCAATAGAAATCTTAAGCAGAGTTATTTTAGATTTAAAAAATCTTCCTTTGGAAAAGATTAAGGTTGATAAAATCTACAGTTCTTCAATAACTCCAACCATAATAAAAGGAGGAATTCAAAGCAATATCATTCCAGATTATGCTTATGTCTTATTTGATGTTAGAAGTGTTGAAAAAGATATAATAAAAAAGATAGACGACTTTTTATCTCAAAAAAATTATTCAAAGCATATAAAAAGCTCATTAAATCCTGAAAGACATTATGCTAATTTCTACATGCTTGAAAATAAAGAGTTAATAAATAAGTTGTCTAAGCACTTTAAAATATCATTTTTTAATGCTACTTGCGAAGCATATTACTTCAACAAATTTTTAAAGGCAGATACTATTATTTATGGTGTTGGCAAATTAGAGCTTGCCCATTCTAAAGAAGAATATTTAAACTTAAATGATTTTGATAGGGGAATTAAAGAAGTAGAGAAGCTTGCAGAATTGATGATAGAATAA
- a CDS encoding DNA-methyltransferase: MEINKIYCMDCLEGMKQLKDKTVDVVVTSPPYNIGIKYNKYSDNLSREDYLNWIEEVVKEIKRVLKDDGSFFINVGYTAKDPWIAFDVANVIRKHFKLQNTIHWVKSIAIQKEDVGNYPNIIGDIAVGHYKPINSDRFLSIMHEYIFHFTKNGNVKLDKLAIGVPYQDKSNIKRFNRKGDLRDRGNTWFIPYETIQSKEKERPHPATFPPKLPEMCIKLHGVKKTNLVLDPFMGIGSTAIACIRLGIDYIGFEIDEYYCRVAEERIKKELLKTDGKFDNVKNKNIITLDAFI, translated from the coding sequence ATGGAGATAAATAAAATCTACTGTATGGATTGTTTAGAGGGAATGAAACAGTTAAAAGATAAGACAGTTGATGTTGTTGTTACGTCTCCACCCTATAATATTGGCATAAAATACAACAAATACTCTGATAATTTAAGTAGAGAAGATTATTTAAATTGGATTGAAGAAGTTGTCAAAGAAATAAAGAGAGTATTAAAAGATGACGGCTCATTTTTTATAAATGTTGGCTATACTGCAAAAGACCCGTGGATTGCCTTTGATGTTGCTAATGTTATAAGAAAACATTTTAAATTACAAAATACTATACATTGGGTAAAATCAATTGCAATACAAAAAGAAGATGTTGGAAATTACCCAAATATTATTGGAGATATTGCTGTTGGACATTACAAGCCAATAAACAGTGATAGATTTTTAAGTATAATGCATGAATATATTTTCCACTTCACAAAAAATGGGAACGTTAAGTTAGACAAATTAGCAATTGGTGTTCCTTATCAGGATAAAAGCAATATAAAGAGATTTAACAGAAAAGGAGATTTAAGAGATAGGGGAAATACGTGGTTTATCCCTTATGAAACAATCCAATCAAAAGAAAAAGAAAGACCTCATCCTGCAACATTTCCTCCAAAACTTCCGGAGATGTGTATTAAATTGCATGGTGTTAAAAAGACAAATCTTGTTTTAGACCCATTTATGGGAATTGGAAGCACAGCAATAGCATGTATTAGGTTAGGGATTGATTATATTGGCTTTGAGATTGATGAATACTATTGCAGAGTTGCAGAGGAGAGGATAAAAAAAGAACTTTTAAAAACAGATGGAAAATTTGATAATGTAAAAAACAAAAACATAATTACTCTTGATGCATTTATTTAA
- a CDS encoding type II restriction endonuclease MjaV: MDDKSYYEEIESILRQILQPIEKISFSTFIRVVSGYKIIPIDLSKKEDKELINDLAKACNEVIEEIKKTGGVKTKEGKTPKRVNEVGNHIEHYVKDVLNKYGYAITPKTKKGKQKSTGYPDIEFWYKGKKERDGRVVYIEIKTFNEKNINSSHRTFYASPSKDEEGVKIRYDAPHLCLSFKIEKLGRDYYATGFKIIDLSKLKGGIKREFNASNRELYKKDLIIYEKDLK, translated from the coding sequence ATGGATGATAAGAGCTACTATGAAGAAATAGAAAGCATATTAAGGCAAATACTACAACCAATTGAAAAAATTTCATTTTCTACTTTTATTAGAGTAGTTAGTGGTTATAAAATTATCCCTATTGATTTATCTAAAAAAGAAGATAAAGAACTAATTAACGATTTAGCTAAGGCATGTAATGAAGTTATTGAAGAGATTAAAAAAACTGGTGGTGTAAAAACTAAGGAAGGAAAAACACCAAAAAGAGTTAATGAAGTTGGCAATCATATTGAGCATTATGTTAAAGATGTTTTAAACAAATACGGCTATGCAATTACTCCAAAAACTAAAAAAGGTAAGCAAAAATCAACGGGTTATCCGGACATTGAATTTTGGTATAAAGGAAAGAAAGAAAGGGATGGAAGGGTTGTTTATATCGAAATTAAAACATTCAATGAGAAAAATATAAACTCATCCCATAGAACTTTTTATGCTTCTCCTTCAAAAGATGAAGAAGGGGTAAAAATAAGATATGATGCTCCTCATTTATGCTTATCATTTAAGATTGAGAAGTTAGGTAGGGATTATTATGCTACTGGTTTTAAAATAATTGACTTATCTAAACTAAAAGGAGGAATTAAGAGAGAGTTTAACGCATCTAATAGAGAATTATATAAAAAGGATTTGATTATTTATGAAAAGGATTTAAAATAA
- the npdG gene encoding NADPH-dependent F420 reductase produces the protein MKIAILGGTGDQGFGLALRLAKNNKIIIGSRKKEKAEEAAKKAKEILKQRGIEADIIGLENKDAAKEGDVVILSLPYEYTLSTIKQLKEELKGKIVVSIGVPLATAIGDKPTRLLFPPDGSVAEMVQNVLKESKVVSAFQNVCHAVLEDLDNPVDCDILVCGNDEEAKKVVIDLANQIDGVRAIDCGNLEKSRIIEAITPLLIGLNIKYKSKGTGIRITNLEI, from the coding sequence ATGAAAATAGCAATATTAGGAGGTACTGGGGACCAAGGATTTGGTTTAGCTTTAAGATTGGCTAAAAACAATAAGATAATCATAGGTTCAAGAAAGAAAGAAAAAGCTGAAGAAGCAGCTAAAAAGGCTAAAGAGATATTGAAACAGAGAGGAATTGAGGCAGATATTATTGGTTTAGAGAATAAAGATGCAGCAAAAGAAGGGGATGTTGTTATCCTATCTTTACCTTATGAATACACTCTATCAACAATAAAACAATTGAAAGAAGAATTAAAGGGGAAGATAGTAGTTTCTATTGGCGTTCCTTTGGCAACTGCAATAGGAGATAAGCCAACAAGGTTGTTGTTTCCCCCAGATGGGTCAGTTGCTGAAATGGTTCAAAATGTATTAAAAGAGAGTAAGGTAGTTAGTGCTTTCCAAAACGTTTGTCACGCTGTTTTAGAAGATTTAGATAATCCAGTTGATTGCGATATCTTAGTTTGTGGAAATGATGAAGAAGCAAAAAAGGTAGTTATTGATTTAGCTAATCAAATAGATGGAGTTAGGGCAATTGATTGTGGTAATTTAGAAAAATCAAGAATTATAGAGGCTATAACACCATTATTGATTGGGTTAAATATAAAATATAAATCAAAAGGAACTGGTATAAGGATTACTAATTTGGAGATTTAA
- the rnz gene encoding ribonuclease Z translates to MKLIFLGTGAAVPSKNRNHIGIAFKFGGEVFLFDCGENIQRQMLFTEVSPMKINHIFITHLHGDHILGIPGLLQSMGFFGREKELKIFGPEGTKEIIENSLKLGTHYIEFPIKVYEIYTKEPITIYKEENYEIIAYPTEHGIPSYAYIFKEIKKPRLDIEKAKKLGVKIGPDLKKLKNGEAVKNIYGEIIKPEYVLLPPKKGFCLAYSGDTLPLEDFGKYLKELGCDVLIHEATFDDSAKDAAKENMHSTIGDAVNIAKLANVKALILTHISARYDKEEYFNLYKMNVKQYNESFKIIISEDLKSYDIKKDLLG, encoded by the coding sequence ATGAAGCTAATATTCTTAGGAACTGGAGCGGCAGTTCCATCAAAAAATAGAAATCATATTGGAATAGCATTCAAATTTGGAGGAGAGGTTTTTTTATTTGATTGTGGTGAAAATATCCAGAGGCAGATGCTTTTTACTGAAGTATCTCCAATGAAAATTAATCACATATTTATAACTCATTTACATGGAGACCATATATTGGGCATTCCAGGACTTTTACAGAGTATGGGATTTTTTGGAAGAGAGAAAGAGCTTAAAATCTTCGGCCCTGAAGGAACAAAGGAAATTATAGAGAACTCATTAAAACTTGGAACCCATTATATAGAATTTCCAATAAAAGTTTATGAAATTTATACAAAAGAGCCAATAACCATCTATAAAGAAGAAAATTATGAGATAATTGCCTATCCAACTGAACATGGCATTCCATCTTACGCTTATATATTTAAAGAAATAAAAAAACCACGTTTAGATATTGAGAAAGCTAAAAAACTTGGAGTTAAAATTGGCCCAGATTTAAAAAAACTAAAAAATGGAGAGGCAGTTAAAAATATCTATGGAGAGATAATAAAACCAGAGTATGTTTTGTTACCACCAAAAAAAGGATTTTGTTTAGCTTACAGTGGAGACACTCTTCCATTAGAAGATTTTGGGAAATATTTAAAAGAGTTGGGATGTGATGTATTAATCCATGAAGCAACATTTGATGATTCAGCCAAAGATGCTGCTAAAGAGAATATGCATTCTACAATAGGAGATGCCGTTAATATAGCCAAATTAGCAAATGTAAAGGCATTAATTTTAACCCATATCTCAGCAAGATATGACAAGGAGGAGTATTTCAACTTATATAAAATGAACGTTAAACAGTATAATGAGAGCTTTAAAATTATTATCAGCGAAGATTTAAAATCTTATGATATAAAAAAAGATTTATTGGGGTGA
- a CDS encoding helix-turn-helix domain-containing protein: protein MSKLLLKTPCTTWTFDSLMACVFGIKVSDVKVYFDILKNGPSKINDIAERINRDRSTVQRAVQNLMNAGLVKRKQVNIKDGGYYYVYEAIPFEETKKIIKKTMEEWCNNMKKWVEELEFEDVVKEYLENIEE, encoded by the coding sequence ATGAGTAAACTTTTATTAAAAACTCCATGCACAACCTGGACGTTTGATAGTTTAATGGCATGTGTTTTTGGTATAAAAGTTTCTGATGTCAAAGTTTATTTTGATATTTTAAAAAACGGCCCTTCAAAAATAAACGACATTGCTGAGAGAATTAATAGGGATAGAAGTACAGTTCAGAGAGCAGTTCAAAATTTAATGAATGCTGGTTTAGTAAAGAGAAAGCAGGTAAATATAAAAGATGGAGGGTATTATTATGTTTATGAGGCAATTCCATTTGAAGAAACGAAAAAGATTATAAAAAAGACTATGGAAGAGTGGTGCAACAATATGAAAAAATGGGTAGAAGAATTAGAATTCGAGGATGTTGTTAAAGAATATTTAGAGAATATTGAGGAATAA
- the wecB gene encoding non-hydrolyzing UDP-N-acetylglucosamine 2-epimerase, with protein MKLSIILGTRPEIIKLSPIIRALEKTNIDWHIIHTNQHYSENMDKIFFEELNLPNPKYNLNIGSGTHGEQTGKMLIEIEKVLLKEKPDVVVVQGDTNTVLAGALVASKLKIDVAHVEAGLRSFDRNMPEEINRVLTDHISSYLFAPTEIAKNNLLREGIEENKIFVVGNTIVDATLQNLKIAEKNENVRAFFNSVVIDDDYFLLTLHRAENVDNKERLKNIVEGIFEIIEIYDKAIIFSIHPRTKKRLKEFNLFDKLKSNKKIKIIEPVGYLEFLMLEKNAELILTDSGGVQEEACILKVPCITLRDNTERPETVEVGANILVGDNKEKLIKAVEIMLNKKRNWKNPFGNGKSGERIVRILTYGKY; from the coding sequence ATGAAACTCTCTATTATCTTAGGGACAAGACCTGAAATTATAAAACTTTCTCCTATAATTAGAGCTTTAGAAAAAACTAACATAGACTGGCATATCATCCACACTAATCAGCATTATTCTGAGAATATGGATAAAATATTCTTTGAGGAGTTAAATCTACCAAATCCAAAGTATAATCTTAATATTGGCTCTGGAACTCATGGAGAGCAGACAGGAAAGATGTTAATAGAGATAGAAAAAGTTCTTTTAAAAGAAAAACCGGATGTTGTTGTAGTTCAGGGAGATACAAACACTGTTTTAGCAGGAGCTTTAGTAGCCTCAAAATTAAAGATAGATGTAGCTCATGTTGAAGCAGGATTAAGAAGTTTTGATAGAAACATGCCAGAGGAGATAAATAGAGTTTTGACTGACCATATAAGCAGTTATCTCTTTGCTCCAACTGAAATAGCTAAGAATAATTTATTAAGAGAGGGCATTGAAGAAAATAAGATTTTTGTTGTGGGAAATACAATTGTTGATGCCACCCTACAAAATTTAAAAATTGCTGAAAAAAATGAAAACGTTAGAGCTTTTTTTAATAGTGTTGTTATTGATGATGATTATTTTTTATTAACCCTACATAGGGCTGAAAATGTTGATAATAAAGAAAGATTAAAAAATATTGTAGAGGGAATATTTGAGATAATTGAGATATACGATAAAGCTATTATTTTCTCAATCCATCCACGAACTAAAAAAAGATTGAAAGAGTTTAATTTGTTTGATAAACTAAAAAGCAATAAAAAAATAAAAATTATTGAGCCAGTTGGCTATTTGGAATTTCTAATGCTGGAAAAAAATGCCGAGCTAATTTTAACAGATAGTGGAGGAGTTCAAGAAGAGGCATGTATCTTAAAAGTCCCATGTATAACTTTGAGAGACAATACTGAGAGGCCAGAAACAGTTGAAGTTGGAGCTAATATATTAGTTGGTGATAACAAAGAAAAGCTAATTAAAGCGGTTGAAATAATGCTCAATAAAAAGAGAAATTGGAAAAATCCATTTGGAAATGGGAAAAGTGGAGAAAGAATTGTGAGAATTCTTACTTATGGAAAGTATTAA
- a CDS encoding DEAD/DEAH box helicase: MFIEHPLIKPKTLEARLYQQIIAANALKKKTLCVLSTGLGKTAIAILVIAGILTKKDGKVLILAPSRPLVEQHYNRLKQVLNIDEDKIIALTGKIQPKKRAELYKKGKIFIATPQVIENDIIAGRINVDEFILLIADEAHHTTGDHAYAFVAKKFKDKCHILGLTASPGSDIDKVMEICENLGIEHVEVRTEDDEDVKPYIAKVKLIPIRIDLPNEFKRALKLINEALKERLKILKDAGVINSIADVTKTELIELNNKLFSYDEEVKYELIKVCSEALKLMHAKELLESQGKSVFLNYINKLSMQRTKSAKSIVNDEKVREAVNLLMKSDVEHPKLGKVVDMVKNILEKNKDERIIIFAQYRDTVEKIVNLLTQNGIKAIRFIGQANKEGKGMSQKEQIEAIERFKKEGSVLVSTSVSEEGIDIPSVNYIIFYEPVPSEIRFIQRRGRAMRGEGGKVYVLIAKGTADEAYYRSALYKEREMKRLLKNMCYLLNKRLQKKFEEKSKEEIKEETEEIKEKEIESKTAVKEETKEEEEKTKKPVTILDFIKQIEVKERSKSEEDKIKQEIKIPKKPIKIIVDVREKNMAKLLHNYANIELKTLEVGDYVLSDRVVVERKTAEDFVNSIIDKRLFSQLKNLKKVEKPLLIVEGENFSRLHENALKGAILSIILDFGIPIIFTKNAEETADLLIKIAEKEQIKEKRTVMVRYGKTAMSLKEQQKFIVESLPDVGGALAERLLKHFKTVENVFTAKEEELMKVEGVGKERAKKIREVLTAEYEG; encoded by the coding sequence ATGTTTATTGAACATCCATTAATAAAACCAAAAACTTTGGAGGCGAGGTTGTATCAGCAGATTATTGCAGCAAATGCTTTAAAGAAAAAGACATTATGTGTTTTATCGACAGGTTTAGGTAAAACAGCTATTGCTATTTTAGTTATAGCAGGTATTTTAACAAAAAAGGATGGAAAGGTTTTAATCTTAGCCCCTTCAAGACCTTTGGTTGAGCAACACTACAACAGATTAAAACAGGTTTTAAACATTGATGAAGATAAAATAATAGCTTTAACTGGAAAAATCCAGCCAAAAAAGAGAGCTGAACTCTATAAAAAAGGGAAAATCTTTATAGCTACACCACAAGTTATAGAAAACGATATCATAGCTGGAAGAATAAATGTGGATGAATTTATTTTATTGATAGCTGATGAAGCCCACCACACAACAGGAGACCATGCCTATGCATTTGTAGCAAAAAAATTTAAAGATAAATGTCATATTTTAGGTTTAACGGCATCTCCAGGTTCTGATATTGATAAAGTCATGGAAATTTGTGAAAACTTAGGAATTGAGCACGTTGAAGTGAGAACTGAAGATGATGAGGATGTAAAACCATACATTGCTAAAGTAAAACTTATCCCAATTAGAATTGATTTACCCAACGAATTTAAAAGAGCGTTAAAATTAATAAATGAAGCTTTAAAGGAGAGATTAAAAATATTAAAAGATGCTGGAGTTATAAATTCCATTGCCGATGTAACAAAAACAGAACTTATTGAGCTAAATAATAAGCTATTTTCCTATGATGAAGAAGTGAAGTATGAACTTATAAAAGTTTGTTCAGAGGCTTTAAAACTTATGCATGCCAAAGAACTCTTAGAGAGTCAAGGAAAGAGTGTATTTTTAAACTATATAAATAAATTATCCATGCAAAGAACAAAATCAGCTAAATCTATTGTTAATGATGAAAAAGTTAGAGAGGCAGTTAATTTATTAATGAAATCAGATGTAGAACATCCAAAATTAGGTAAAGTTGTTGATATGGTTAAAAATATTTTGGAAAAAAATAAGGATGAGAGAATTATTATCTTTGCTCAATATAGGGACACTGTAGAGAAGATTGTTAATCTCTTAACTCAAAATGGAATTAAAGCAATAAGATTTATAGGACAGGCAAATAAAGAAGGAAAGGGAATGAGTCAGAAAGAGCAAATAGAAGCTATAGAGAGATTTAAAAAAGAGGGAAGTGTTTTAGTTTCAACAAGCGTTTCTGAGGAGGGAATAGATATTCCATCGGTAAATTACATCATATTTTATGAACCAGTGCCATCAGAAATTAGGTTTATTCAGAGGAGAGGTAGAGCGATGAGGGGAGAAGGAGGGAAGGTTTATGTTTTAATAGCTAAGGGAACAGCTGATGAAGCTTATTACAGGAGTGCTTTATACAAAGAAAGGGAGATGAAGAGATTATTAAAAAATATGTGTTATTTGCTAAATAAGAGGTTACAGAAGAAATTTGAAGAAAAATCTAAAGAGGAAATAAAGGAAGAGACAGAAGAAATAAAAGAAAAAGAAATTGAATCAAAAACTGCAGTAAAAGAAGAAACTAAGGAGGAAGAAGAAAAAACCAAAAAGCCAGTAACGATATTAGATTTCATTAAACAGATTGAAGTTAAGGAAAGGTCTAAATCAGAAGAAGATAAAATAAAACAAGAGATAAAAATTCCGAAAAAGCCAATAAAGATTATTGTAGATGTTAGAGAGAAGAATATGGCTAAGCTTTTACATAATTATGCAAATATTGAGCTAAAAACATTAGAAGTGGGAGATTATGTTTTAAGTGATAGGGTAGTTGTTGAGAGAAAGACAGCTGAAGACTTTGTAAATTCAATAATTGATAAGAGGTTATTTAGCCAATTAAAAAATCTTAAAAAAGTTGAAAAACCTCTGTTAATAGTTGAAGGTGAAAACTTTAGTAGATTACATGAAAATGCACTTAAAGGGGCTATTTTATCAATAATTTTGGATTTTGGCATCCCAATAATATTTACAAAAAATGCTGAAGAAACAGCTGATTTATTAATAAAGATTGCTGAGAAAGAGCAAATAAAAGAGAAAAGAACAGTTATGGTAAGGTATGGAAAGACAGCAATGTCCTTAAAAGAACAACAGAAATTTATTGTTGAGAGTTTGCCAGACGTTGGTGGAGCATTAGCTGAGAGGTTGTTAAAGCACTTTAAAACAGTTGAAAATGTATTTACAGCAAAAGAAGAGGAATTAATGAAAGTTGAAGGAGTCGGAAAAGAGAGAGCTAAAAAGATTAGAGAGGTTTTAACAGCAGAATATGAGGGATAA